The following proteins are encoded in a genomic region of Pseudodesulfovibrio mercurii:
- a CDS encoding 3'-5' exonuclease, whose product MTTDSLDIPQQYLRAITKAEINDMPLRHYEGNILVVRTESDLEQALSGMRASSLLGFDTETRPVFKKGKKPGPPSLLQLATAECAYVFQLGVLPLDKGVCDILANRRILKTGVAVRDDILGLQKHARFKPSGFVDLSSITAKYNLQTHGLRNMAANLLGFRISKSAQCSNWAKDKLSRQQVLYAATDAWISRELYLALEELGLT is encoded by the coding sequence ATGACCACGGACAGCCTCGACATCCCGCAACAGTACCTCCGCGCAATCACCAAGGCGGAGATCAACGACATGCCCCTGCGCCACTACGAGGGGAACATTCTGGTCGTCCGCACCGAATCCGATCTCGAACAGGCCCTGTCCGGCATGCGCGCCTCCTCCCTGCTCGGCTTCGACACCGAAACCCGGCCCGTGTTCAAGAAGGGCAAGAAGCCCGGACCGCCGTCCCTGCTCCAGCTGGCCACAGCCGAATGCGCCTACGTCTTCCAGCTGGGCGTCCTGCCCCTGGACAAGGGGGTCTGCGACATCCTGGCCAACCGGCGCATCCTCAAGACCGGCGTGGCCGTGCGCGACGACATCCTCGGCCTGCAGAAGCACGCCCGGTTCAAGCCGAGCGGCTTCGTGGACCTCTCGTCCATCACGGCCAAGTACAACCTCCAGACCCACGGCCTGCGCAACATGGCCGCCAACCTGCTCGGCTTCCGCATCTCCAAGTCCGCCCAATGCTCCAACTGGGCCAAGGACAAACTCTCCCGGCAGCAGGTTCTCTACGCCGCCACCGACGCCTGGATCAGCCGCGAGCTGTACCTGGCCCTGGAAGAACTCGGCCTGACCTAG